In Zingiber officinale cultivar Zhangliang chromosome 1A, Zo_v1.1, whole genome shotgun sequence, the DNA window CTTCAATTTTCATCCaaggaaattaaattcttttcgaATGTAGACCAGATAAACAAGAGAAACATGATTTATTCATTTTTGGAATATAAAGCATTCACTGCTTCAAACACATCTTTAGAAACAGAACACTTGATGAACCAAATCAACTGCATATTCTTTACTCTCCATATAATTCAATTATGCTCAACCAAATATAAAGGATCAAGTAGCCAAAGTGAAGTCTTCCAGTTGGATGGCCATTAAGCCTTGGTCTTGGAATAGAAGGTGAGGTAATACCAAGCCGCAAAGGCGACCGCGAGGACCAGCAGAGGAAGGAAGTAGTCGGATAAGCTGTAGGATGGTGGTGGTGGTTCTCTATGTGAAGCGGCGGTCGGTTTCGGAGGCTTTTGGTCATCTGAAACATGACCTTCAACGGTGCCGATAAGGTAGCTCTTCATTGAGCTAATGGCAGAGCTGCTGTGACCAACTTCTTCAAATGCTTGGGTGGCATCTCCAGATGCTTTGATAAATGCAAATGAATCGCCAGTGAAACAACAATTTAGAAGTGATATATAATAAAGGATATCCTATCAAGAACATATACTACACTTGCTTTCAAAAGAATCAACAACTAGCTATAGTTCAGAAATGAAAATTCAGATTAAAGATGGGAGCAATTCGACAAAgaattaataaatgaaaatagtTTCTTTCTATAGATCTTATAGAAAAACACCATTATTGATATCAGTTCATATCTGTGTCAACTATTTAGAGTTGATTACATGAATCATATATCTCCATTGAGCTCTATACAAGGATATTATCATCACAAAAACAAGATCAAAGATTCTTATTCATAAGCGTATTCAAATTCTGAATCTAAGACTCTAGATCTAATGTGACTCTCAATGTTTTCATCTAAACTTGGGACCGAGAATGCCATCAATAAGCGATTCAGAGTACCATATCAAATTGTACTATTTGAAACAGAAGTTAATCTGAATGAATAAATGAACAAAATTTTTGGAAGGAATCAAACACCAAATGTTTCAACACCATGATCCCAATGGTTCCACACTGGAGCCTACTCTTATGATCCCCATAATCCACTTATTACCCCCCACAGAATGcacaaagggaaaaaaaaatcaatcataAATCaggtaaaaaaaggaaaaaacttGAATGAGAAAGAACAAAATGGAGCAACAGAAGCACCTGATGCATGAAGCATAACATCCTCTCCACCAGGATGCTCTTCCATGAAGGTAGTCACGTCGTATACCTAAATCAGAACCAAAGTCAGAGGACTAAACGACCACTGGATCTTTCAAATCTAGTGCCCTAAAAGTAAAACCCTAAATTTAGACTGAAACAAGATGAAATTTTGAACCTTGCCACCGATCGACAACCAGCAGGATTGCTTGGTGGTATGGAGCGAGATCTCGGCGGTGGAGTAGGACTTCAGTTCCGCCATGATGGATCTGGGAAGGAGAGGAGGGAAGAGGAGGGGAGAGCTGAAGAATCAAGCTTCTGAGGCCGTCGTCTGGTTGCGAAAGGTCATTGGGATCTTTGATTTATAGCGGTCGTAAAGTGTAATTTAAAAGTCCAATGGAGTGTCTTGCAATAGTCGATAATTTGCGTGGCGGTCGATGATTGGATTCAATTTCAGAGAGCTCTGTTAATGGGATCTTTTCAATAATTTATGGCGTCCGCGAGCATTGGACGTTGACGTTGTTAGGAAGCAAACGAACGGCGTTTGGATCTTGTAGAATACGGCAATTGATCAATGCGCCTGTGCGtttcaaattaatatttataaaggGCACATTTAATTTTATATTCTCGCGTTTTATTTTTTCCTGTCAACTGTCCACTCTCCTATTCAGAGGGCTCGTCTCTCTCTCTCCATttctctttcctctcctctctcactACATAAATATTCGATCTAGATGACATAAATCCATATTAAAGTTTAGTACAGATTCTTTACTATTATATTCAAAATACATCCGACTGAAATTTATTGATGATTCTAGAATTCATTTcaaattttatagattttttaagACTACAAAGGATTCAATGGTATCCTATtacttattttaatttctttgaagTGGAACCATGATGGATCTGATATGAAATTATATCAAACTCAATGTGAACCTGATATAATTCATATCGGGCTCACACTAGGGTTTGAAGCCAattctttcaattttattttaacatCCTAGGAGAAGCAGAAATAAGTAATGAACGACatcgttggactccttgcaatcttAAAAATCCATAGGACTTGAAATGATTCCAATCAGACATGGTTAGATCCATTAGCGGGCTTTGATCAAAATTCACTAATAGATCTAGACATGTTCGATTGGATCTATTTCaagtcctgtggatttctaagacTGTAAAGAGTCTAACGATATTATCTATTGCTTATTTTGACTTTTCTAGGGTGTTAAAATGTAATTAGAAGAATCAATTCTAAACCCAACATGGGTCCACTAGGATTTAGAGTTGATTCTTTCAATTACATTTTAACACCCCCAAAGAAGCCGAAATAACTAATGGACAACATTGTTAGACTTCATGTAGTATTAGAAATTCACAAGACATGAAATAGATTTAATTAGACATGTCTAGGCCCATCagtagattttgaccaaaacctacTGATGAACCTAATTAAACATATCCGATTTGACCTATTTTAggtcctatggatttctaaaactGCAAAAAGTCCAACGGTGTCATCCATTGCTAATTTCAGCTTCTCTGGAGGTGCTAAAATATAATAAGGAACAATCAGTTCTAAACCCAAACGTGGATCgacgttgagcctgatatgattctatatcaaGTCAACGTAAGGGTTTAGAGCTGATTCTTTCAACTACATTTTAACACTCCAAAAAAGTCGAAATATGCAATGGACGATATTGTTGGACTCCTCGTAGTTTTAGAAATCCACATGACTTGAAAATGAGTCTAATTGGacatgtctaggtccatcagtgagctTTGATCAAAGTCTACAACTAAATTTAGACATGTCTGATTGGACTGATTTCATCTCCTGTAGATTTCTATGACTGCAAGGAGTCCAACGATATAGTCCattgcttatttttattttttcagagATATTAAAATGTAATTGGAAGAATTGATTCTAAATCCAACGTGGGCCCATTAGGGTTTAGAACTGATTCTTTCAATTACATTTTAACACCACCAAAGAAGTTGAAATAAGTAGTTGACAACATTGTTAGACTCCATGGAGTATTAGAAATTCACAGGACTTGAAATGGATCTAATTGGAcatgtctaggtccattagtggattttgaccaaaacctactgatggacctagacatatCCGATTTGACTTATTTTAGGTTTTATATATGGATTTTTAAGACTGCAAGAAGTCCAACGGTGTCATCCATTACTAATTTCGTCTTCTCCaatggtgttaaaatataataaggaagaaTCAGTTCTAAACCTAAACGTGGACCgatgttgggcttgatatgattttATATCATGCCCACGTTAGGGTTTGGAGTCGATTCTTTCAACTACATTTTAACACTCCAGAAAAGTCGAAATATGCAATGGACGATATTGTTGGGCTCCTCGTAGTTTTAAAAATCCATATGACTTGAAAATAAGTCTAATGGGACATGTCTAGgttcatcagtgagttttgattgAAATCCACTATGAATTTAGATATTTCTGATTAGACATATTCCATGTCCTGTGGATTTCTATAACTGCAAGGAGTCCAACGATATAGTCCattgcttatttttatttttcggaGATATTAAAATGTAATTGGAAGAATCAATTCTAAACTCAACGTCGGCCCATTGTTTACAGCCAAttttttctattacattttaacactccagagaaattgaaattaagaatGGACTTATACATGTCTGATTGAATTTATTTTAGGTCTTGtggatttttaatattgtatGGAATTTAACAATACCATCCattgctaattttaattttttaatactaaaatataataaggaagaaTTAGTTCTAAATTCATATGTGGACATATCAAGTCCAATGTAGATTTGatatttaataaaaattcaaaaagagGATAGAGAGGGAAGAGGAAAGAGAATAGAGGTGGAATGGATAAGAGAGAGGAAGAATAAAGAGAAGTGGCGGGTAGGGTAAAATGAAAAGAGTATAAATTATATATGGCTTTTGGTAAATATTTAAGTACATATAACTTTTGGTTAATTTAAAAACGTAAATGTATCTTTTGGTAAATTACTGTGTAAAATAAGTTAGGGATGACAATAGGTAGGATTGGGTAAGATTTTATATCCTTCGTATTCATCCCTATTTATTATATCTATATCCATACCTATCCCTATACCCATCAGGTATTTAACTTTCATACTCATCCCGATATTCGTCGGAGTTTCGGGTATCCATATCCTACCCATCATCCTATTATTCCCTACCattctcattttaaaaaaatatttcaatgtacttgtcagtgttggtgcaactttaggttaaggttgacctggttgacccgactcgagttgacctgactcgaggtgtattttgatgtttgacgagaatagaaaagttgtatcttgatgtttgacaagaatacaaacttgggagattgtgggtgcaacctttggtcaaggttgacctggttgacccgacttgagttgacctgattcgggtaaattccaagtatggagacttggcacggaaaagtccaagcagggagcttggcacgggaaaagcccaagtatggagacttggcacggaaaagtccaagtatggagacttggcacggaaaagtccaagcagggagcttggcacgggaaaagaccaagcagggagcttggcacggggaaaagtccaagtatggaagcttggcatgggaagtcagagagggctcgggagctcgttctctggaccagacgaagtcggagagggctcggcagctcgttctccgaactaggtcagagagggctcgggagctcgttctctggaccagatgaggaagtcggagagggctcggtagctcgttctccggactaggtcagagagggctcgggagctcgttctctggaccggacgaagtcggagagggctcggtagctcgttctccggactaggtcagagagggctcgggagctcgttctctggaccggatgaagtcggagagggcttggtagctcgttctccggactaagtcagagagggctcggtagctcgttctctggaccggacatggaagtcggagagggctcggtagctcgttctccagactaggtcagagagggctcggtagctcgttctctggaccggacgaagtcggagagggctcggtagctcgttctccggactaggtcagagagggctcggtagctcgttctctggaccggacatggaagtcggagagggctcggtagctcgttctccagactaggtcagagagggcttggtagctcgttctcaagaccaggaaggccttaggatttagggatgagaagctctaaatccacatgggcattggatcggtcagcaaaccgatccagtgatactcaggtttatctaatcggtctggtgaccgatcagtaaccaaacagaggtcactgtgagttatctgatcggtctgtagaccgatcaggaagcgatcaaAAACGAGAACAAGtatggggatcggtctggggaccgatcagcctagggcctgatcagtccacagaccgatcaggagtctcccagaccgatcaggttggagcctgatcggtccaggcctagccgttgcgacacaacagctagatttctgtgttgctctttgtcttcttcacaggtgtagcaggtgcaggatatatatatcgaggtcgagggcctctacagtaactcttcttcttgttcctcactcttgcgatatgagctttgctgagctctgtgtttctgaagcttcgtgtgagcttccctcggctggtttgctgatcagttgctgctggcatcgtgaagttgttgcttcatcgaactctagtcaacaagaaggcaagcaaagtgttgttacattcatattcttcttgttttcttgctctatcttgtactcctttattgttgttgca includes these proteins:
- the LOC121999656 gene encoding cytochrome b5-like yields the protein MAELKSYSTAEISLHTTKQSCWLSIGGKVYDVTTFMEEHPGGEDVMLHASASGDATQAFEEVGHSSSAISSMKSYLIGTVEGHVSDDQKPPKPTAASHREPPPPSYSLSDYFLPLLVLAVAFAAWYYLTFYSKTKA